ggtgagaatgcaagctggtgcaaccactctggaaaacagcatggaggttccataatatgttgaaaatataactaccgtatgacccagcaattgcactactgggtatttaccctaaagatacaatcgtagtaatccaaaggggcatgtgcacctgaatgctTATAGCGGCAAtttccgcaatagccaaactatggaaataacctagatgtccatcaacagatgaatagataaagaagaagtggtatatatacacaatggaatactatgcagccatcaaaagaaatgaaatcttgccatttgtggcaacatggatggagctagagggtatcatgcttaacgaaataagtaaattggagaaagacaactataatatgatctccctgatatgagaaagtNNNNNNNNNNNNNNNNNNNNNNNNNNNNNNNNNNNNNNNNNNNNNNNNNNNNNNNNNNNNNNNNNNNNNNNNNNNNNNNNNNNNNNNNNNNNNNNNNNNNagtgtgtaaacctggtgattcacagacctgtactcctggggataaaaatacatgtttataaaaaattaaaaattaaaaaaaacactaatgaattaaatgaaaaatcacaagagaaatttaaaaaataaaaaataaacataaatagggcgcctgggtggctcagtgggttaagccactgccttaggctcaggtcatgatctcagggtgctgggatcgagtcccgcatcaggcactctgctcagcagggagcctgcttcctcctctccctctgcctgcctctctgcctacttgtgatctctctctgtcaaataaataaataaaatctttaaaaaaaaaaaaaaataaacataaataaatgtaaatataaattaaaataaacataaataaaaaacagtatttggagagaatttatagttataaatacTTACCAAAGGAATAATATGCCTGTTCAATattctttacaccttaaagaatgagaaaatgaagagcaCTCTATCCCCAAAGTTAGCAGCATAAATAGGGATGATTATAGCAGAGGTAAAACCAAATGAGGAATAGAAAACAGTAGAAATAATCAATAAGACCAAAATTGGgactttgaaaagatcaacaaaataaagaaacttttagctagactgaacaaagacagagagagaggacacaaagtactaatatcagaaatgaaagtggaaCATTACTACAGACcttatagaaacagaaggaattaTAATAGAAGCATTGTGTGTCAACAAATCagaaacctaaatgaaatggaaaaattcctagaaatacagaaactatcaaaactgactcaagaagaaatttttaaaattttgaatatacCCAAAATAAGTAAAGAGATTTACTAATCAAAAACCAGTCAAAAGGAACTTTCCTTTCCGTCGGGCGGCAGCCATCAGCTCAAAGGTAGGCCAAGATGGGCGCTTACAAGTACATCCAGGAGCTACGGAGGAAGAAGCAGTCCGATGTAATGCGCTTTCTTCTCAGGGTGCGCTGCTGGCAGTACCGCCAGCTCTCTGCGCTCCACAGGGCCTCCCGCCCAACCCGGCCCGATAAAGCGCACAGGCTGGGGTACAAGGCCAAGCAAGGTTATGTCATATATCGGATTCGTGTGCGTCGTGGTGGCCGCAAACGCCCGTTTCCTAAGGGTGCTACCTACGGCAAGCCTGTCCATCATGGTGTTAATCAGCTCAAGTTTGCACGAAGCCTTCAGTCTGTTGCAGAGGAGCGAGCTGGACGTCACTGCGGGGCTCTAAGAGTCTTGAATTCTTACTGGGTTGGTgaagattccacatacaaattcTTTGAGGTTATCCTCATTGATCCATTCCATAAAGCTATCAGAAGAAATCCTGATACCCAGTGGATCACCAAACCAGTCCACAAGCACAGGGAGATGCGAGGGCTGACATCTGCAGGCCGAAAGAGCCGTGGCCTTGGAAAGGGTCACAAGTTCCACCACACTATTGGTGGTTCTCGCCGTGCGGCATGGAGAAGACGCAATACTCTCCAGCTTCACCGTTACCGCTAATCAAAGTAATGTTTGTAAAATTCTTACCTAATAAACAATTTAggacagtcaaaaaaaaaaaacagtcaaaaaagaaaagctcaggacaagatggtttcacaggtaaaTTCAATCAGAAGAATAATTAACATGAGTCCTTCTCAAAATcttccgagagagagagagagaagtgaggaaCACATTATCTAACCAGTGCAAATAGGCAAGAAAATAAAGCATTGAAATTAggtagaaaaaagtaaaattacctcTGTTCACACACAGTATGATCTTATATGTGGAAGACCCTAAAGATCCTCCCccaaaatctgttgcattttacagtatcatgaaaaagaataaaatacttaggaataaacttcatcaaggaagtgaaaacctcagtacactgaaaactaaaatcttttgCTAATAACAattagatacaaataaatggaaagacagttcatgttcatggattg
Above is a window of Mustela nigripes isolate SB6536 unplaced genomic scaffold, MUSNIG.SB6536 HiC_scaffold_1297, whole genome shotgun sequence DNA encoding:
- the LOC132008814 gene encoding large ribosomal subunit protein eL15-like, which gives rise to MGAYKYIQELRRKKQSDVMRFLLRVRCWQYRQLSALHRASRPTRPDKAHRLGYKAKQGYVIYRIRVRRGGRKRPFPKGATYGKPVHHGVNQLKFARSLQSVAEERAGRHCGALRVLNSYWVGEDSTYKFFEVILIDPFHKAIRRNPDTQWITKPVHKHREMRGLTSAGRKSRGLGKGHKFHHTIGGSRRAAWRRRNTLQLHRYR